The Dehalococcoidales bacterium genome includes a region encoding these proteins:
- a CDS encoding PadR family transcriptional regulator, whose protein sequence is MHDYSSSLLHGNTDMLILGLIDEMKSAHGYQLIKEMDRRSNGFFRLKEGTLYPLLRKLENKGLLEGKWESTSNGPERRCYLITNKGREFLNYRKASWRYFTNAINLVFKTGTG, encoded by the coding sequence ATGCATGATTATTCATCCAGCTTACTACACGGCAATACAGACATGTTAATTCTGGGCTTGATAGATGAAATGAAATCAGCTCATGGATATCAGCTTATTAAAGAAATGGACCGCAGGAGTAACGGTTTTTTCCGGCTCAAGGAGGGCACCTTGTATCCGCTGCTTCGCAAACTTGAAAACAAAGGCTTGCTTGAAGGCAAATGGGAATCAACATCAAACGGTCCTGAAAGGCGCTGTTATCTCATCACAAATAAAGGAAGGGAGTTTCTCAACTATCGCAAGGCTTCCTGGCGCTATTTTACCAACGCCATTAACCTTGTTTTTAAAACCGGGACCGGATAA
- a CDS encoding permease prefix domain 1-containing protein translates to MMQPEVRIYLEEVRSHLYLRMDIEKQLTAELNSHLQQKINDLVMQGYSQEEAIKNAIISFGKAESVARLLYEACCKGSWIDALILSFPHFLAALVFVSNPLHKAEIILPIFGIFIAVSLFGWFRGKPDWLYSWVGYTMLPLFAGGFLLIPIVGQFINAVFAGGIFPPIGLFIGVGFYCLSAVWIVLKLSLQVIKRDWLLASLMLAPLPIIGCWLFHIQQTGGLFTGIEIEYLTQPVAQALLVLGFTSVLFIRLRQRLLKAGVAVTVLFISMMVVGQSLWGDVGFFGLLGLSLFSLLIFVIPAITSAAIGHGDPLLDTP, encoded by the coding sequence ATGATGCAGCCCGAAGTAAGAATATATCTCGAAGAAGTGCGTTCCCATCTCTACCTCAGGATGGATATCGAAAAGCAATTGACTGCCGAGCTAAACTCCCATTTGCAGCAAAAAATTAATGATCTTGTCATGCAGGGATATTCACAGGAAGAAGCCATAAAAAATGCAATTATTTCTTTTGGAAAAGCTGAAAGTGTAGCCCGGCTTCTGTACGAAGCTTGCTGCAAAGGCAGCTGGATCGATGCCTTGATACTATCTTTTCCCCATTTCCTGGCTGCTTTAGTCTTTGTTTCCAACCCGCTTCATAAAGCCGAAATAATACTGCCAATATTCGGCATTTTTATTGCAGTAAGCTTATTTGGATGGTTCCGCGGTAAACCGGATTGGTTATACTCTTGGGTGGGTTATACCATGTTACCTTTATTTGCCGGCGGCTTTTTGCTGATACCCATAGTTGGACAGTTCATAAATGCAGTATTTGCAGGTGGAATTTTCCCACCCATCGGATTATTCATTGGGGTAGGTTTCTACTGTCTTTCGGCTGTTTGGATTGTTTTAAAATTATCCCTTCAGGTTATTAAAAGGGATTGGCTACTCGCTTCTTTGATGCTCGCACCTTTACCCATTATCGGCTGTTGGCTTTTCCACATACAACAAACAGGCGGTCTTTTTACAGGGATTGAAATTGAATATTTAACCCAACCAGTTGCCCAAGCGTTGCTGGTACTTGGCTTCACCTCAGTATTGTTTATCCGGCTAAGGCAACGTCTGCTTAAAGCGGGTGTTGCCGTTACCGTTTTATTTATTTCCATGATGGTGGTTGGTCAATCTCTTTGGGGTGATGTAGGCTTTTTCGGATTGTTGGGTCTTTCTCTCTTTTCCCTATTAATTTTCGTCATCCCGGCGATCACTAGTGCGGCTATCGGTCACGGCGATCCTCTGCTAGACACACCATAA
- a CDS encoding DegV family protein, producing MAVAIVTDTVSCLEQELVDELDINIIPIYLTINGKEYRDRIDLTPKNFWKLYPNIQEYNTSAPPLAEYLQVFEQLSKITRDIACVFVSKNLSATAEAAIQARQRFLKDNPNINIEIIDSRTAAGAQAFIVLEMARAAKAGKSLEEIVTIANSMIPKVRYITALEGLKRLIKIGRAPKTAYLGELFQVKPIIGHINNTGIVENLGRGRGTEKTMLKMAEMMEPYIEQNKPLNITIHYTNSIEEGTKLKGIITSKFNVAECHFTPYSPVICLAIGPAISVAFYS from the coding sequence GTGGCTGTTGCAATTGTTACCGATACTGTTTCCTGCCTTGAACAAGAACTGGTTGATGAGCTTGACATCAACATAATTCCAATATATCTTACCATCAACGGTAAAGAATACCGTGATCGAATAGACTTAACCCCCAAAAATTTCTGGAAGCTGTATCCCAATATCCAGGAATACAACACTTCAGCTCCACCCTTGGCTGAATACCTGCAGGTTTTTGAACAACTTAGTAAAATAACCAGGGATATTGCCTGCGTATTTGTATCAAAAAACCTCAGCGCAACCGCAGAAGCCGCAATACAGGCACGCCAGCGTTTTTTAAAGGATAATCCAAATATAAACATAGAAATTATCGATAGCCGAACTGCTGCAGGTGCACAAGCTTTTATAGTACTGGAGATGGCGCGTGCTGCAAAAGCTGGTAAAAGTTTGGAAGAAATTGTAACCATAGCAAACAGCATGATACCTAAAGTCAGATACATTACAGCTCTTGAAGGTTTGAAACGTCTGATTAAAATTGGTCGAGCACCCAAGACTGCCTATCTCGGTGAGCTGTTTCAGGTCAAGCCTATCATTGGCCATATCAACAACACAGGTATAGTAGAAAACCTGGGGAGGGGCCGAGGAACTGAAAAAACCATGCTTAAAATGGCTGAGATGATGGAACCATATATCGAACAAAACAAACCGTTGAATATCACCATACATTACACAAATTCCATAGAAGAAGGCACTAAATTAAAAGGCATCATCACATCAAAATTCAATGTTGCGGAATGCCATTTTACCCCTTACTCCCCAGTGATCTGTTTGGCGATTGGCCCTGCTATAAGTGTAGCGTTTTATAGTTAA